From a single Miscanthus floridulus cultivar M001 chromosome 8, ASM1932011v1, whole genome shotgun sequence genomic region:
- the LOC136472397 gene encoding pectinesterase inhibitor 28-like gives MAATTNTRNLALVLTLLALLPPSIIGARTRPSSPHHSQGHKRSPPPASPPPPPPAPTAPAAAAGLVRATCNSTAYYDLCVSTLGADPSSATADVRGLSSIAVSAAAVNASGGAATAVALATGGNTTIAVDGTTQALLRTCATKYGEARDALSAARDSIAQENYDYASVHVSAAAEYPQVCRVLFQRQRPGDYPPELAAREETLRQLCTVALDIITLLSNNTN, from the coding sequence ATGGCAGCCACCACCAACACCAGGAATTTAGCACTCGTGCTAACCCTACTGGCGCTCCTCCCACCGAGCATCATCGGTGCCCGCACCAGACCGTCGTCTCCGCACCATAGCCAGGGCCACAAGCGCTCGCCGCCTCCCGCttctcctccgcctccgcctccggcgCCCACCGCacccgcggccgccgccggaCTCGTCCGCGCCACGTGCAACTCGACGGCCTACTATGACCTATGCGTGTCCACGCTGGGCGCCGACCCGTCCAGCGCCACGGCCGACGTGCGAGGCCTCTCGTCCATCGCggtctccgccgccgccgtgaaCGCCTCGGGCGGCGCGGCCACGGCCGTCGCTCTGGCGACCGGCGGCAACACCACGATCGCCGTCGACGGCACCACGCAGGCGCTGCTCCGCACGTGCGCGACGAAGTACGGCGAGGCCCGGGACGCGCTGTCGGCCGCCAGGGACTCCATCGCGCAGGAGAACTACGACTACGCGTCCGTGCACGTCAGCGCCGCTGCCGAGTACCCGCAGGTGTGCAGGGTGTTGTTCCAGCGGCAGAGGCCTGGGGACTACCCGCCGGAGCTGGCGGCCAGGGAGGAGACTCTCCGACAACTTTGCACCGTGGCGTTGGACATCATCACGCTCCTCTCCAACAACACCAACTGA